From a region of the Acinetobacter calcoaceticus genome:
- a CDS encoding patatin family protein produces MTDFSRNALVVEGGGMRGAFTSGVLDAFLQQQFNPFDLYVGVSSGSTNVANYLAGQQGRTLTFYIDHSLRPEFIDYKRFFKGGDLLDLKWMWEIGEQEHPLDQQSLFAKNPDFYMVLTHAKTGHAEYLRAGKDNLLNALRASSSIPVLTRHPVEIMGEPYFDGGVADALPVRWTAQQSDVKKLLVLRTRPKNYFKASSRGDQFLAKYAFKHHYSFANSLRSRCARYNASVDFVRGPNPDQQILEICPPPLKNMAGRLSTNPKKLRYSYEVGLETGLQAIESWNAMK; encoded by the coding sequence ATGACAGATTTTTCCCGTAATGCACTTGTTGTAGAGGGTGGAGGCATGCGTGGTGCCTTTACCAGTGGTGTACTTGACGCATTTTTACAACAACAGTTCAATCCTTTCGATTTATATGTTGGCGTGTCATCTGGCTCAACCAACGTTGCAAACTACTTAGCAGGTCAACAAGGCCGCACGTTAACATTTTATATTGATCACTCACTACGTCCTGAATTTATCGATTACAAACGCTTTTTTAAAGGTGGCGATTTACTTGATTTAAAATGGATGTGGGAGATTGGCGAGCAAGAGCATCCGCTTGATCAGCAAAGTCTGTTTGCTAAAAATCCTGATTTTTATATGGTATTGACGCATGCCAAAACTGGGCATGCTGAATATCTTCGTGCAGGTAAAGACAACTTGTTAAATGCACTTCGTGCATCTAGCTCGATTCCAGTTTTAACACGTCATCCTGTTGAAATTATGGGTGAACCTTATTTTGATGGCGGTGTTGCGGATGCACTACCCGTTCGCTGGACGGCTCAGCAAAGTGACGTCAAAAAACTCTTAGTTTTACGCACTCGCCCGAAAAACTACTTTAAGGCCAGTAGTCGCGGTGATCAATTCCTCGCGAAATATGCGTTTAAACATCATTATAGTTTTGCAAACAGCTTACGTAGCCGTTGTGCTCGCTATAACGCTTCGGTCGATTTTGTCCGTGGTCCTAACCCAGACCAGCAAATTTTAGAAATTTGTCCACCGCCACTTAAAAATATGGCGGGCCGTTTAAGCACTAATCCGAAAAAGCTTCGCTATAGCTATGAAGTCGGTTTAGAAACAGGTCTACAAGCAATTGAAAGCTGGAATGCAATGAAGTAA
- a CDS encoding 3-hydroxyacyl-CoA dehydrogenase NAD-binding domain-containing protein: MSAIQYEKNADNIVILTLDSTGQSANTMNAEFRDSLDEATQKLKAETALAGVIFRSAKKTFFAGGDLDELIQVQPENATDFFNMVEKLKGHLRAIETLGIPVVAALNGTALGGGWEIALSCHHRIAINDTKSKFGLPEVTLGLLPGGGGIVRMVRLLGLQNAFPFLMEGKQFGVDKAKTLGLIHDTAENEQELLDKAIAWVKANPKSQQPFDVKGYKIPGGDPKTPAVAQVLAIAPAMLRDKTKGCYPAPEAIMAAAVEGAQVDVDTALRIESRYFTELTTGQISKNMIGTFWHGLNAIKSGASRPADVAKWQATKVGVLGAGMMGAGIAYSAAIKGIPVVLKDVSSENAEKGKAYSQKLLDKRVSQGRMTAEKRDQVLSLITATASAEDLQGCDLIIEAVFENQELKAKVTQEAEQYLVGGGIFASNTSTLPITGLATASKDAQKFIGLHFFSPVDKMQLVEIIKGKNTSSDTLAKAYDFVQQIGKTPIVVNDSRGFFTSRVFGTFIQEGMRLLAEGVHPARIEMAALKAGMPIGPLAIQDEVSLTLTEHVASEARKALQAEGKDLPKTPVDEVVHTMIHELNRKGKAAGAGFYDYPENGKKHLWEGLNRWQKDHDISEQDMIDRILFVQALDTLRCYEEGVLESVIDANVGSIFGIGYAPWTGGAIQFLNQYGIEKAQKRAEELAAKYGERFTPPVLLKTKAEQKQNIQ, encoded by the coding sequence ATGAGTGCAATCCAATACGAAAAAAATGCCGACAATATTGTCATTTTAACGCTTGATTCAACTGGTCAATCTGCAAACACCATGAATGCCGAGTTTCGAGACTCGCTTGATGAGGCAACCCAAAAACTAAAAGCAGAAACAGCACTTGCGGGCGTTATTTTCCGCTCAGCCAAAAAAACTTTCTTTGCTGGCGGCGACTTAGATGAGCTGATTCAAGTTCAGCCTGAAAATGCGACTGACTTTTTTAATATGGTTGAAAAACTAAAAGGTCATTTACGTGCCATTGAAACTCTAGGCATTCCTGTGGTTGCAGCATTAAATGGTACAGCTCTAGGTGGTGGTTGGGAAATCGCATTAAGCTGTCACCATCGTATTGCAATCAATGACACTAAAAGTAAATTTGGATTACCAGAAGTTACTTTAGGCCTATTACCGGGCGGTGGCGGTATTGTTCGCATGGTACGCTTACTAGGCCTTCAAAATGCATTCCCGTTTTTAATGGAAGGCAAGCAGTTTGGTGTCGATAAAGCAAAAACTTTAGGCTTAATCCACGACACTGCCGAAAACGAACAAGAGCTTTTAGATAAAGCGATCGCATGGGTAAAAGCTAATCCTAAGTCTCAACAACCTTTTGATGTTAAAGGTTATAAAATTCCAGGTGGCGATCCAAAAACTCCGGCAGTTGCTCAAGTTCTTGCGATTGCCCCAGCCATGTTAAGAGACAAAACCAAAGGTTGTTATCCTGCCCCTGAAGCAATTATGGCGGCAGCGGTTGAAGGTGCTCAGGTCGATGTAGATACTGCTTTACGCATCGAATCTCGCTACTTCACCGAACTCACCACCGGTCAAATCTCTAAAAATATGATCGGTACGTTCTGGCACGGTCTAAATGCAATTAAGTCTGGGGCTAGCCGTCCTGCCGATGTTGCCAAATGGCAAGCGACCAAAGTTGGTGTGCTAGGCGCGGGCATGATGGGTGCAGGCATTGCCTATTCAGCCGCAATTAAAGGCATTCCTGTAGTGTTGAAAGATGTCTCTTCTGAGAATGCTGAGAAAGGTAAAGCTTACTCACAAAAGCTTCTTGATAAACGTGTTTCTCAAGGTCGTATGACCGCAGAAAAACGTGATCAGGTTTTATCTCTGATTACGGCTACAGCTTCAGCGGAAGACCTCCAAGGTTGTGACTTAATTATTGAAGCCGTATTTGAAAACCAAGAGCTCAAAGCCAAAGTCACTCAAGAAGCTGAACAATATTTAGTTGGAGGTGGAATCTTTGCATCGAATACCTCCACCCTACCAATCACAGGTTTGGCAACGGCGAGTAAAGATGCCCAGAAGTTTATTGGACTACATTTCTTTAGCCCAGTCGACAAAATGCAGTTGGTTGAGATTATTAAAGGGAAAAACACTTCAAGCGACACACTTGCTAAAGCCTACGACTTTGTACAACAAATTGGAAAAACCCCGATTGTTGTAAATGATAGCCGTGGCTTCTTTACCAGTCGTGTATTTGGTACTTTCATTCAAGAAGGTATGCGTCTACTTGCTGAAGGTGTCCACCCAGCGCGTATTGAAATGGCAGCACTTAAGGCAGGCATGCCTATAGGTCCTCTCGCTATTCAAGATGAAGTATCTCTAACCTTAACCGAACATGTTGCCAGTGAAGCACGTAAAGCATTACAAGCTGAAGGTAAAGATTTACCTAAAACGCCTGTAGATGAAGTGGTTCATACCATGATTCATGAATTGAACCGTAAAGGTAAAGCAGCGGGTGCAGGTTTCTATGACTATCCTGAAAATGGTAAAAAGCACCTTTGGGAAGGCTTAAATCGCTGGCAAAAAGATCATGATATTTCTGAGCAAGATATGATTGATCGCATTTTGTTTGTACAGGCTTTAGACACTCTACGCTGTTATGAAGAAGGCGTATTGGAGTCGGTGATTGATGCCAATGTTGGTTCTATATTTGGAATTGGTTACGCTCCGTGGACCGGAGGTGCAATCCAGTTCCTCAACCAATATGGTATCGAGAAAGCACAGAAGCGAGCTGAAGAATTGGCTGCCAAATATGGCGAACGTTTTACACCGCCAGTATTACTAAAAACTAAAGCTGAGCAGAAACAAAATATTCAATAA
- a CDS encoding acetyl-CoA C-acetyltransferase encodes MSEAYIIDAIRTPRGKGKKDGSLYEVKPITLLTTLLNELQQRHQLDTSKVDDIVLGCVTPIGDQGGDIAKTAAIAAGWNDDVAGVQINRFCASGLEAVNMAAMKVRSGWEDLVVAGGVESMSRIPMGSDGGPWALDPETNLKSSFVPQGVGADLIATLDGYSREDVDTFAVNSQQKAAAAQANGYFDQSVIPVKDHSGILILEKDEFIKGNTTVEGLTKLNPSFEMMGQMGFDAIALQKYPEAQKINHVHHAGNSSGIVDGAAVVLLASEKAVKEQNLKPRAKVLATALVGTDPTIMLTGPAPAARKALEKAGLTIDDIDLFEVNEAFAAVVMRFINELNVPPEKVNVNGGAIALGHPLGATGAMILGTLLDELERQNKKRGLATLCVGGGMGIATIIERV; translated from the coding sequence ATGAGCGAGGCTTATATTATTGATGCCATTCGCACACCACGCGGAAAAGGAAAAAAAGATGGCTCTCTTTACGAAGTAAAACCAATTACCTTACTCACCACGTTATTAAATGAATTACAGCAACGCCATCAACTCGATACCTCTAAAGTCGACGATATTGTGCTGGGCTGTGTAACTCCTATTGGTGATCAAGGCGGTGACATTGCAAAAACAGCAGCGATTGCAGCGGGTTGGAATGATGATGTTGCCGGTGTGCAAATCAATCGCTTTTGTGCATCAGGTTTAGAAGCAGTCAACATGGCAGCAATGAAGGTTCGCTCAGGCTGGGAAGATTTAGTTGTTGCAGGTGGCGTTGAGTCAATGTCACGTATTCCAATGGGGTCTGATGGCGGACCATGGGCGTTAGACCCTGAAACAAACCTTAAATCATCATTTGTTCCACAAGGTGTCGGTGCAGACCTCATTGCAACTTTAGACGGCTATAGTCGCGAAGATGTAGACACATTTGCCGTGAATTCTCAACAAAAAGCAGCGGCGGCTCAGGCAAACGGCTATTTCGATCAATCAGTGATTCCTGTAAAAGATCACTCAGGCATTTTGATTTTAGAAAAAGATGAGTTTATTAAAGGAAATACAACAGTTGAAGGCCTGACTAAACTCAACCCAAGTTTTGAAATGATGGGACAAATGGGTTTTGATGCCATCGCCTTACAAAAATATCCTGAAGCGCAAAAAATAAATCATGTTCATCACGCAGGTAACTCATCGGGCATTGTTGATGGAGCTGCTGTTGTTTTATTAGCCTCAGAAAAAGCTGTGAAAGAACAAAACTTAAAACCACGCGCTAAAGTTCTGGCTACCGCACTCGTTGGTACAGACCCAACGATCATGCTCACTGGCCCTGCTCCTGCTGCACGTAAAGCTTTAGAAAAAGCTGGCCTCACCATTGATGATATTGATCTGTTTGAAGTCAATGAAGCCTTTGCAGCAGTTGTGATGCGTTTTATCAATGAACTTAACGTTCCCCCTGAAAAAGTCAACGTAAATGGCGGTGCGATTGCTTTAGGCCATCCATTAGGTGCAACGGGTGCCATGATTTTAGGCACGCTACTTGATGAGCTTGAACGTCAAAATAAAAAGCGCGGTTTAGCTACGCTCTGTGTTGGTGGTGGTATGGGTATTGCCACCATTATTGAACGCGTATAA